The Gemmatimonadaceae bacterium genome window below encodes:
- a CDS encoding response regulator: MKVLIADDDDTIRALVRSVVVSLGYEPIDASTGTDAWARYQDQRFSLCVVDIEMPDMDGLELCHRIRDLDRNHETFILVLTGRSADEDLGAVLAAGADDYLSKPTSPGNLRARLVIAQRRMDMDAQRRAAEAALANARWLAGIGETTIALQHEINNPLSALLGHAELLMLDGDARVPNDHLRVIHEQARRIADVVKRLGKLRDPQTVEYVAGTRMLDLSKPPHEKP, encoded by the coding sequence GTGAAAGTCCTCATCGCCGACGACGACGATACGATCCGTGCGCTCGTGCGGTCGGTCGTTGTGAGCTTGGGCTACGAGCCCATTGATGCGTCCACCGGCACCGACGCCTGGGCGCGGTACCAGGACCAGCGGTTCTCCCTCTGCGTGGTCGACATCGAGATGCCCGACATGGACGGGCTCGAACTCTGCCATCGCATTCGCGATTTGGATCGCAATCACGAGACGTTCATCCTCGTGCTCACCGGGCGGAGTGCCGACGAAGACCTGGGCGCAGTGCTCGCGGCCGGCGCCGACGACTATCTGTCCAAGCCGACCTCGCCGGGCAACCTGCGGGCGCGGCTCGTGATCGCCCAGCGGCGCATGGACATGGACGCGCAGCGGCGCGCCGCCGAGGCGGCCCTCGCCAATGCGCGCTGGCTGGCCGGCATCGGCGAGACGACGATCGCGTTGCAGCACGAGATCAACAACCCGCTTTCGGCCCTGCTCGGACATGCCGAACTCCTCATGCTCGACGGGGACGCCCGAGTGCCAAACGACCACCTGCGGGTGATCCACGAACAGGCCCGTCGCATTGCCGATGTGGTGAAGCGGCTGGGCAAGCTGCGCGATCCGCAAACCGTGGAATACGTTGCCGGCACACGCA